The following proteins come from a genomic window of Montipora capricornis isolate CH-2021 chromosome 9, ASM3666992v2, whole genome shotgun sequence:
- the LOC138017107 gene encoding uncharacterized protein: MRYNCVHSSVCGTNDLTQSSYEYLRDLPLADRAGGGVLAVSILVGADYYWSLVEAELKKFWDYESFGIHDDNATLYDKFVNEVEFVEGRYQVRLPFKEDHDLLPDNFALCKSRLVSLLKRLSVKPDVSRQYNDVIREQLKQGIIEPVDQGTTNGVGKVHYIPHHEVIRVDKETTKLRVVYDASAKAQSTTPSLNDCLYAGPPLSFLIYDILLRFRVHKVAISGDTEKAFLNISVDLRDRDYLRFLWVNDAGSKHPKLQVYRFARVAFGGEDSDDLVFEMFKNLKSSFKSGGFNMRKWVSNSTLVQKRIEQHERESPLDVEISTKLVEECKIQEEDQTFSSTQFRAKGNPCSVRCKVLGIGWDTESDMFSLNLASAIESNNGCPITKRSILAATSKLYDPLGTLSPVIILWKIIFQSVCKSKMGWDDPVEMFIHEQWLKLTQDLKMVGVVQLKRHYFHGKSLSELQSVQLHGFADASERAYGAVVYLRVELTDGTVFTELVTSRTRVAPINGDTIPRLELLGALVLARLINSVLTAFEGTLRVDSVFCWSDSQIALWWIWGVNREFKQFVQNRVVEIRRLVKTGHWDNCPSENNPADICSRGSLASKLVANRLWWNGSEFLLKGKDAWPNLPVNPEFNSLQRLIRVTAYVLRFVSNVKGKNEKKELTDEDLKQEEIERARELWIREVQGSVLDDEKFDQGKFVSLSLYKDDNGILRCGGRLKNAPIPFKARFPIFLPRSSHFTNLVINEYHCQGPTQWCEKVLPEHFDHFWNRWRAENLTQLREQHRCSKRVSLMRKVQVGDVVCIHEKTTPRQLWRLGRVQRLLPGPDGEVRSAVVKVKSGNLPSSEWRRPQQRLYPLEVNLNAEPNNSVPITVVRDEDVPAVAVNPS, from the exons ATGCGATACAACTGTGTACATTCAAGCGTATGTGGTACCAATGATCTGACTCAGTCTAGTTATGAGTATCTCCGTGATCTTCCATTGGCTGACAGAGCTGGTGGTGGAGTGCTAGCAGTCAGCATTCTTGTTGGGGCTGACTACTATTGGTCCTTGGTGGAAG CAGAACTGAAAAAATTCTGGGACTATGAATCCTTTGGAATTCATGATGACAATGCCACTCTGTATGACAAGTTTGTTAATGAAGTTGAATTTGTGGAAGGAAGATATCAAGTGCGACTACCATTCAAGGAGGATCATGACCTCCTTCCCGATAATTTTGCATTGTGCAAATCAAGGCTGGTGTCACTGTTAAAGCGCCTGAGTGTTAAGCCGGATGTGTCCAGGCAGTATAATGATGTCATCCGAGAACAGTTGAAACAAGGGATCATTGAACCTGTAGATCAAGGAACTACTAATGGTGTTGGCAAGGTGCATTACATTCCCCATCATGAGGTGATTCGTGTTGATAAGGAAACCACAAAGCTACGCGTGGTTTATGATGCCAGCGCTAAAGCACAGAGTACCACACCCAGTCTTAATGATTGTCTTTATGCTGGCCCACCACTGTCTTTCCTCATTTACGACATCCTTTTGAGGTTCCGCGTTCATAAAGTGGCCATCTCAGGAGACACAGAGAAAGCCTTTCTGAACATTTCAGTTGACCTAAGGGATCGTGACTATCTTCGCTTCCTTTGGGTTAATGATGCCGGAAGCAAACACCCAAAGCTCCAAGTTTACAGATTTGCAAGAGTCGCctttg GTGGAGAAGACTCTGATGATCTGGTCTTCGAGATGTTCAAGAATCTGAAATCATCTTTCAAGAGTGGAGGCTTTAATATGCGAAAGTGGGTGTCTAATTCTACACTAGTTCAGAAAAGAATTGAACAACATGAAAGAGAGTCTCCTCTGGATGTTGAAATTTCAACCAAGCTTGTTGAAGAATGTAAAATTCAAGAAGAAGATCAGACCTTCTCAAGTACTCAGTTCAGGGCAAAAGGTAACCCCTGCAGTGTAAGGTGTAAAGTACTTGGAATTGGATGGGACACTGAAAGTGACATGTTCTCTCTGAACTTGGCCTCTGCAATAGAAAGCAACAATGGTTGCCCTATTACAAAGAGGAGTATTCTCGCAGCGACAAGCAAGCTGTATGATCCCCTTGGTACACTGAGCCCAGTTATCATTCTGTGGAAGATAATCTTCCAATCTGTTTGTAAGTCAAAGATGGGCTGGGACGATCCTGTTGAAATGTTCATTCATGAACAGTGGCTCAAACTTACTCAAGATTTGAAGATGGTTGGAGTAGTTCAGCTGAAGAGGCATTACTTTCACGGCAAGTCGTTGTCAGAGTTGCAGAGTGTTCAACTTCATGGGTTCGCCGATGCGTCTGAGAGAGCGTATGGAGCAGTTGTATATTTGCGCGTCGAATTGACTGACGGAACCGTGTTCACCGAGCTTGTGACATCAAGGACACGAGTTGCACCTATCAATGGAGATACCATTCCACGACTGGAATTGTTAGGCGCTCTGGTTCTGGCCAGATTGATCAACTCTGTCTTGACAGCATTTGAAGGAACTCTTAGGGTTGATTCTGTCTTCTGTTGGTCGGATTCTCAAATTGCCTTGTGGTGGATTTGGGGCGTAAACAGAGAATTCAAGCAGTTTGTGCAAAATAGAGTGGTGGAGATTCGTAGACTCGTAAAAACAGGTCATTGGGATAACTGTCCCTCGGAGAATAATCCTGCTGATATATGTTCTCGCGGTTCATTGGCCTCTAAGCTGGTTGCCAACCGATTGTGGTGGAATGGCTCTGAGTTTCTTTTGAAAGGTAAAGATGCCTGGCCGAATCTTCCAGTGAACCCTGAG TTTAATAGTCTACAGAGACTGATACGAGTTACTGCATATGTCTTGCGGTTTGTGTCCAATGTTaagggaaaaaatgaaaagaaggaaTTGACTGATGAAGATTTGAAGCAAGAAGAAATCGAGCGAGCTAGAGAACTTTGGATCAGGGAGGTGCAAGGTTCTGTTTTGGACGACGAGAAATTTGACCAGGGCAAATTCGTTTCGTTATCACTGTACAAAGATGACAATGGAATTCTTAGGTGTGGAGGCCGTCTCAAGAATGCACCAATCCCGTTTAAAGCTCGCTTTCCTATATTTCTACCAAGGTCGTCCCACTTCACAAATTTGGTCATCAATGAATATCATTGTCAAGGTCCTACACAATGGTGTGAGAAAGTTCTTCCAGAGCACTTCGATCACTTCTGGAACCGCTGGCGAGCAGAGAATCTCACACAACTTAGAGAACAACATCGCTGTTCTAAGAGAGTTAGCTTAATGCGTAAGGTTCAAGTGGGAGATGTTGTGTGCATACATGAGAAGACGACCCCAAGACAACTGTGGCGACTTGGAAGGGTTCAACGCTTACTTCCTGGTCCGGATGGCGAAGTTCGAAGTGCAGTAGTGAAAGTTAAGTCCGGCAACTTGCCTTCGTCAGAATGGAGACGCCCTCAGCAGAGACTCTACCCTTTGGAAGTGAACCTGAATGCTGAACCGAATAACTCTGTTCCTATTACAGTTGTGAGGGATGAAGATGTCCCAGCAGTTGCTGTAAATCCTAGCTAA